The genomic interval GACTGTAGTATTCTCTGTGTGTGGGGCTTAGCCCCATGTTGTTGTGTCTTCGCTGTGTTATTGTGGGATTTGTTGATCAAATGTCCATTCAGGTGCTGAAGTGCCATCCAGACACTGCGGTGGTGTTTGTGTGCCATCCAGGTTGAGTGGATTTGTACGTGTTGCAGAAGGATGAAGGAGGGAGATGTAGATATTGTCCTTTAGCACTTTTGCACCAAGTTTGTTTGGGTGAAGGCCATCTGATTTAAACAGTTCTCTTTGACTCCAGAAAAGATTGAAATTATCAATGTAGTTCAGTCCTCTCATGTTGCAGGTTTTGTGCAGCCAAATGTTTAGACTTAGCAACCAagaaaacatatttgttcctCGGGCTGGGAGTGGTCCACTGATGAACAACTGAACTTTCAATCTATTAATAATAAGAGATTGACCGATATTGGTTTTCAATGACCGATACAATACAGATTATTGTTGTGTTTAAGTATCCAATAACTGATATGCATACCCAATCtttaattcttgttttatttctgcttttaggcacattaacaaattaaaaatgtatcactAACCTCTGGTGAactgctttacaaaactaaaactGCACACAgtctacaaaaaaataatttgactagTTTTAGTTGCAATATATATTTGTCCAAAGCCCCTCTCTTAGACtaagtatatttaaaatgtaaagtcttttGTGTCCAACTTAATCTGTAAACCCAATATTAAAGAACCAATAATCAACTaagtggaaaagtgtaaatatcaaTTGAAAATATGTCTAACCGATTATTGGTTTatctaatattaaaaaataatttatattttttaaatacccaATTCTACATTCTGATGGAGCTAAAAAATGGAAACACTATTAGTCTCATTACAATGAGTTATTTAAAGAACTAAGAGTAAACTTTGACCACTGAGTTATTTGAaagttaataatataataataatgtgttttgattataaatataattaattaattagaatGTTTGTGATTATTATCTTGTTGGTGTCTTAATATTCTTGGTTGGTTAAATTAATTTACCATGTGGTATTGGTCTATATAATGACAGAAACATTATATTTGTCTTCTGTTCATTGTAATTATTACATCACTCTTCACCTAAAAGAAGAcaatgaaaataattattaaGTAGTTCTAAAAAAAATCGACTCTCTTAACATTGTAATTGCATGCAGGAGCAACTGTCTTTACTGATATTTGTCGTTATTTAATACaaatcctttaaaaataaatatacaagtaAAACTTGTTGCTTTTCTTGTGACATGGAGACAGTTAATAGTTAAGAAACAGTTACAATCAAGGAAAAAGCAATAACAATTCAATGTAAATTAAACTCTGAAGATCTCAGCGGATGGTTGGCATCTCCATTTTCTGTTTCCTTGGATGTAGCTGTCTAATATCTTCATTAATAATGCAGTCTCCTAGAATGACAAGCAGTTGAACAGTTCATATAAATAGGCTGTTGATCATCTAATGTTAATCATGTAGCTTTTCACAATTTGAAACCAATCAAGAAGTTAATTTAAATCACATAGGAATTACACTCAGCATATTTCATCTTTCACTGCAGAACAGTGTAGAATTGACCCTTTGAAATGATCTGTATCACATCTTACCGGAATGTTGGGGCGGATCTCTTGCGAGTCCATGTGTGTTTGAAGCGCGATCTTCAGCGCCTCAGATAAGAGGTCAGTGGGTTCGACCTGCTGTGCATTCAGTGAAGCCTCGGTGCCTTTCTTCATAGCGTCTTCCTCGGTACGCAATTGTTCGCTGTCCACAACACTTTTCTTCCCCATAAAATGACCTTGAATGTCAAATCACATTTCTCTTCTTGGTATAAATGATGTTATATTCAGCAGAATTATTCGTAACAAAAGTAAGTCATGTATGTGTCTCACCTGTTGCCCATAAATTTCCTCTTGGGTTAACTTTGATCTTTGCGACTTTGTTTCTTAGTTCAGTCAAGTCAAGACTCACTGAGGACGTTATTGAAATGTAAAAAGAGAATAGCACAAGGTACGTGAGGAATCCAGAATGACAAAAATGTACTACACTAAAAACAGACATTTCGAAGAGTTgtcagagtctctctctctctctctctctcgatgcgCCAACACATTACGGTTTGAGGCGTTATACGTTTTTATATCCCGCAGATGGGAGGGAAGGCTGGCGTGTCGCGTAATGACTTAGATCCCGCGAACAGTTAGTCATTCTCAATTACCTGTGACGTTGTCGCTCAACGCAAACAAGTCACGTGTTGTGTGTGGATATAAGGTAGAACTTAGGGAAAGTATTTGTCACTTTAACATATGCCAACAATTTGCAGAGTCAGTTTTCCGGTAACACTTTCCAataggttccattcgttaacatgcattaatgcattaggtatcatgaacaaacaatgaacaatattttttacagcattcattaatcttcattgtaagttcatgttatttcatagtgctttaactagtgttaacatagcctacaacttttgattttaaaaatgaattagtatatggtgaaattaacattaaccaagattaataaatgctgtaaatgtattgttcattgttagttcatgtttaataatgttgttaactaatgttaacaaatggaaccttagtTTTGTGTGTTAAGTGTTCCAATTTTCCCTGAAGTGCAGCGCTtagttcagcaccatggacaacaTTCAATGCTATTAACAGGGTAGAAAATGCTGTAACAGTTGGCTT from Myxocyprinus asiaticus isolate MX2 ecotype Aquarium Trade chromosome 1, UBuf_Myxa_2, whole genome shotgun sequence carries:
- the LOC127439816 gene encoding neuromedin-B-like, with the translated sequence MSVFSVVHFCHSGFLTYLVLFSFYISITSSVSLDLTELRNKVAKIKVNPRGNLWATGHFMGKKSVVDSEQLRTEEDAMKKGTEASLNAQQVEPTDLLSEALKIALQTHMDSQEIRPNIPETALLMKILDSYIQGNRKWRCQPSAEIFRV